CGCGGCGCGCGAGCAGATCGCCGATCACGTGGTCGGCCTCGACGCGCGCGCGGTTCTCGATGTCGCGCAGCATCGATGCGGTGAGCGGCGACGGCGTCAGCACCATCTGCTGCATCCGCGCGATCGCGGCCGGCTCCGGCCGATAGCCGTTGTGCGCCGCGATCGCACTGCATTCGTCGAGCATCGTTTCGAGCAGACGGCGGCCGTCGGGCGCCGAGAGGATGTCGCCGACCGAGCCGCGGAACAGCGACGTGCTCGCGGCCAGCGTCGCGAGGAACACCCACTTGTCCCACATCCGCGCGACGATGTCGTCGCTGAGCGTCGCGTCGAAGCCGGCGTTGCCGAGCACGTCGGCCAGCGCCCGCATGCGCGGCGAATCGCCGCCGCCCGGCTCGCCGAACGACAGCCCGTGCGTATCGTTCAGATGCACGATGTGCTGCTCGCGATCGAGCGTCGCCGCGATCACGCACAGCCCGCCGAGCACGCGCGCCGCGCCGAACCGCTCGCGCAGCACGTCGAGATGGCGCATCCCGTTGAGCATCGGCAGGATCAG
The sequence above is a segment of the Burkholderia multivorans ATCC BAA-247 genome. Coding sequences within it:
- the panE gene encoding 2-dehydropantoate 2-reductase translates to MRILVVGAGAVGGYFGGRLAAAGRDVTFLVRDGRAAALARDGLVIRSPRGDLTLRDVQTVRAGDSAAPFDLVLLSCKAYSLDDAIASFAPFVGPSTLILPMLNGMRHLDVLRERFGAARVLGGLCVIAATLDREQHIVHLNDTHGLSFGEPGGGDSPRMRALADVLGNAGFDATLSDDIVARMWDKWVFLATLAASTSLFRGSVGDILSAPDGRRLLETMLDECSAIAAHNGYRPEPAAIARMQQMVLTPSPLTASMLRDIENRARVEADHVIGDLLARRDPDAGDALSLLRIAYNHLKTYEARVARERAAA